One genomic segment of Corynebacterium durum includes these proteins:
- a CDS encoding PspC domain-containing protein: MSDTSTATASTTLRDMWATRPVRLPSDQGGKGKIAGVCEGIGVRYNIDPIIVRVLFVIGVLFANSTGIALYLLAWAFMPRYSLPISPAEALFGNKNNNPQLRKERNLGIALLIGFLIFSGGSGGTFTTIFIAPAFIAYLVFFGAWYFLHTQHPTPPAGLLIEKDTEMDVNRPEDLKTYLSTLQPVEGFTAPYSPSTPPAWDPLGVAPFAWDLPEPTPVVQEKPKKKKRNPFVVIIAGIVAVCSLGTVGIIIAAGMSEGDGGSRSGVGDQHYVATRATDLQDHYSAGVGSFNLNLQRLEPLPEDKKITIDTGVGDTDVYLPSTMPVTLTCTNGIGDTNCIAGTYNNKAQGKTLTIDLKSGVGTTTIHYPEEQKPAGN; the protein is encoded by the coding sequence ATGAGCGATACATCAACTGCAACAGCCTCCACCACACTCCGCGACATGTGGGCCACCCGACCCGTGCGACTGCCCTCTGACCAGGGCGGGAAAGGGAAAATCGCTGGCGTGTGTGAAGGCATCGGTGTCCGTTACAACATTGACCCGATCATTGTGCGGGTGCTGTTTGTCATCGGTGTGCTCTTCGCCAACTCCACGGGCATCGCACTATACCTATTGGCCTGGGCGTTCATGCCTCGCTATTCCCTACCGATATCACCCGCCGAAGCGTTATTTGGCAACAAAAACAACAACCCTCAACTGAGAAAGGAACGCAACCTAGGAATTGCTCTTCTCATTGGGTTCCTGATCTTCAGCGGCGGTAGCGGAGGCACCTTTACCACTATCTTCATCGCCCCAGCCTTCATCGCCTACCTAGTGTTCTTCGGAGCGTGGTACTTCCTGCACACACAACACCCCACTCCACCTGCAGGATTGTTAATTGAGAAAGATACAGAAATGGACGTCAACCGACCAGAAGACCTGAAGACCTACCTCTCCACGCTCCAGCCCGTTGAAGGATTTACCGCCCCTTACTCCCCGTCCACTCCACCCGCGTGGGATCCGCTGGGAGTCGCCCCCTTCGCCTGGGATCTGCCGGAACCTACACCAGTCGTCCAAGAGAAGCCCAAGAAGAAAAAGCGTAACCCCTTTGTCGTGATCATTGCAGGCATCGTCGCTGTGTGCTCGTTGGGAACCGTGGGCATCATCATTGCCGCCGGCATGTCAGAAGGTGACGGTGGTTCCAGAAGTGGCGTGGGTGATCAGCATTACGTTGCCACTAGGGCCACCGACCTCCAAGACCACTACTCCGCAGGTGTTGGCTCTTTTAACCTCAACCTTCAGAGGTTGGAACCCCTGCCCGAAGACAAGAAAATCACCATTGATACTGGCGTGGGTGATACCGATGTGTATCTTCCCAGTACCATGCCTGTCACCCTAACCTGCACCAACGGCATCGGCGACACTAACTGCATCGCCGGAACCTACAACAACAAAGCACAAGGAAAGACCCTCACCATTGATCTCAAATCTGGGGTTGGAACGACCACCATCCACTACCCAGAAGAGCAAAAGCCAGCGGGCAACTAA
- a CDS encoding ATP-binding protein encodes MTNSVQTVQYPYRTFTRPKKDRVVAGVAAGLSQQLRVDVLLVRLVLVFFALLSGAGLLFYACLWIWTKPGDASDGNAYISQDDVRIRTKHTLNRAGYLVLVVVAIAGALLSFSSLTGFAGANVVPFGVVGVGALVVWTTYDRGLDRLWNGNNALLIVAGVLLMSIGVVLVTINWESQKVFGSTLVAVVLTLLGVAALGLPLWLRTWDALTKERSEIAAAAEREEIASRLHDSVLQTLALIQKRAEEPSEVARLARSQERELRQWLFGSQDNLSGGASTVFKAVELACGEVEDLFGLRIAPVLVGEDHPLDDHTQAAVLASREAMVNAAKHAGVAEINVYAESLGEHIQIYVRDRGAGFNPDEVGEDRHGLRESIYGRVERAGGTVEVKTGVGQGTEIVVDMPV; translated from the coding sequence ATGACCAACTCTGTGCAGACTGTTCAGTACCCGTACCGCACATTCACACGTCCAAAAAAGGATCGCGTGGTGGCGGGGGTTGCGGCTGGACTGAGTCAGCAACTGCGTGTCGACGTCCTGTTGGTTCGGCTGGTGCTTGTATTTTTCGCCCTTCTCAGTGGTGCAGGTTTACTGTTTTATGCCTGCCTATGGATCTGGACCAAGCCAGGAGATGCTTCAGACGGAAATGCCTACATATCTCAGGATGATGTGCGTATCCGCACTAAACACACCCTGAATCGTGCTGGTTACCTCGTGTTGGTTGTTGTGGCCATTGCGGGTGCGCTGCTTTCGTTTAGTTCCCTCACTGGGTTCGCCGGGGCGAATGTTGTGCCGTTTGGGGTGGTGGGGGTGGGTGCACTCGTCGTGTGGACCACCTACGACCGTGGCCTTGACCGGCTATGGAACGGCAATAATGCCCTTCTCATTGTGGCGGGCGTGTTACTCATGAGCATTGGCGTTGTGCTGGTGACCATAAACTGGGAAAGCCAAAAGGTATTCGGATCCACTCTTGTGGCTGTCGTGCTGACCCTGTTGGGTGTGGCTGCACTGGGATTACCGTTGTGGCTGCGCACATGGGATGCCTTGACCAAGGAGCGTTCTGAAATTGCCGCTGCCGCCGAGCGCGAGGAGATTGCGTCGAGGCTGCATGACTCGGTGCTGCAAACCCTGGCGCTGATTCAAAAACGTGCCGAGGAACCCAGTGAGGTTGCCCGTTTAGCGCGAAGCCAGGAGCGTGAACTACGCCAGTGGCTTTTTGGGTCGCAGGACAATCTCTCCGGCGGGGCATCCACTGTGTTTAAGGCCGTTGAGTTGGCGTGCGGCGAAGTGGAGGACTTGTTTGGCCTGCGCATCGCTCCGGTTTTGGTGGGGGAGGACCATCCCCTTGATGACCACACTCAGGCCGCCGTGCTGGCCTCGCGCGAGGCTATGGTCAATGCTGCGAAGCACGCGGGTGTGGCTGAGATCAATGTGTACGCAGAATCCCTGGGTGAGCATATACAGATTTACGTTCGTGACCGTGGAGCGGGCTTCAATCCCGATGAGGTGGGAGAGGATAGGCATGGTCTCCGGGAGTCCATTTACGGTCGAGTCGAGCGCGCGGGCGGCACTGTTGAGGTGAAAACAGGCGTTGGTCAAGGTACGGAAATTGTGGTTGATATGCCGGTGTAA
- a CDS encoding LuxR C-terminal-related transcriptional regulator, protein MLSVFLVDDHSVFRSGVRAELSQAVNIVGEAGGVTEAIAGICTTHPDVVLLDVHMPDGGGQAVIQGVDTPTTFLALSVSDAAEDVISVIRAGARGYVTKTISGPELIDAVRRVHDGDAVFSPRLAGFVLDAFCAPDKHVGVGVVDAPEKDAAVEERVAAGESAHEDMEDPDDDVLDALTRRELEVLRLLARGYTYKEIAADLFISVKTVETHSSNILRKTQQSNRHALTRWAHSRDLD, encoded by the coding sequence ATGCTCTCTGTCTTCCTTGTCGATGACCACTCTGTTTTTCGGTCCGGTGTACGTGCGGAATTATCTCAAGCCGTCAACATTGTTGGTGAGGCGGGTGGTGTCACGGAAGCTATCGCGGGTATTTGCACAACACATCCCGATGTTGTGCTTCTTGACGTGCACATGCCGGATGGTGGAGGACAGGCCGTGATCCAGGGCGTCGATACGCCGACGACGTTTCTGGCGTTGAGCGTGTCTGACGCTGCTGAAGACGTCATTTCGGTTATTCGTGCCGGTGCCCGGGGGTATGTGACCAAAACCATTTCTGGGCCTGAGCTTATCGACGCTGTGCGCCGCGTCCACGACGGTGACGCCGTGTTTTCGCCGCGGCTTGCGGGGTTTGTGCTGGATGCCTTTTGTGCGCCAGACAAGCACGTGGGGGTGGGGGTTGTGGATGCTCCAGAGAAAGATGCTGCTGTAGAAGAGCGAGTCGCTGCTGGTGAATCTGCGCATGAGGATATGGAAGATCCTGATGATGATGTTCTTGATGCCCTTACGCGCCGGGAATTGGAGGTGTTGAGGCTGCTTGCCCGCGGCTACACCTATAAGGAGATTGCGGCAGATTTGTTTATTTCTGTAAAGACGGTGGAGACGCATTCTTCGAACATTCTGCGCAAGACTCAGCAGTCTAACCGCCATGCATTGACTCGATGGGCGCATTCCAGGGATTTGGACTAG
- a CDS encoding DNA polymerase Y family protein, which yields MTVTSEQRFLALWFPDWPAQAVACADHHDNQAPRVVTGEGKNRAVVWVCSASARAMGIRRGMKLRYAQALCPNLEIAGYDQERDACMFEPILAGLDQIAAGVEVLRPGLAVVDAGAAARYHGSEHTAAQLLIDASASAGIDSCAGIAGELFTALIAARVGAVVPPGVGEGRAFLRPLSITLLSAEEALGCDPETVASFQQLGIRTLGELADLPYKKVVTRFGEAGQRCHDIAHAHPSRSIAPPLPTDDLRVMHEPDDPIVRVDVAAFLARQLATALHARLARAGVVCHLLTVRATMANGDTVERTWRTRDALTEHATADRVRWQLDGWLTTRRTGGDWASTSSDDGVVRLELDPVECVAPQQDASGLWGARGEREAAVQRVVARVQSTLGTDAVLQPRHVGGRGPAERIDYVPFGEERPYPRDPDGAWPGRIPAPHPAQGYATAEPGGSCVALYDQHDRAIIVTQDVQLSAQPATLQWGQRRFDICGWAGPWGVDERWWTPHGKTYARLHVAGTETGDDASQKRETAWLLVWSAGRWGIEGSYS from the coding sequence ATGACCGTAACATCAGAGCAGCGCTTTTTGGCGTTGTGGTTTCCCGATTGGCCTGCCCAAGCGGTGGCGTGCGCAGACCATCACGATAACCAAGCCCCCAGGGTGGTGACAGGTGAGGGGAAAAACCGTGCCGTTGTGTGGGTCTGCTCAGCATCGGCGCGGGCGATGGGGATTCGGCGTGGCATGAAGCTTCGGTACGCCCAGGCGCTCTGCCCAAACCTGGAGATCGCGGGCTACGACCAGGAACGCGACGCGTGCATGTTTGAACCTATCCTCGCAGGTCTGGACCAGATCGCCGCAGGCGTGGAGGTACTGCGACCTGGTTTGGCGGTGGTGGATGCAGGGGCGGCAGCACGTTACCACGGCTCGGAACACACGGCGGCCCAGCTGCTTATCGACGCCTCCGCCTCCGCAGGCATCGATTCCTGCGCGGGTATTGCCGGAGAACTGTTCACGGCACTCATTGCCGCGCGTGTCGGTGCGGTCGTTCCGCCTGGGGTGGGTGAAGGGCGGGCTTTCCTCCGCCCGCTGTCCATCACCCTGCTGTCAGCGGAAGAAGCCTTGGGCTGTGATCCCGAAACCGTGGCAAGCTTCCAGCAGCTTGGCATCCGCACCCTTGGGGAACTGGCGGACTTGCCCTACAAGAAGGTGGTCACCCGTTTTGGAGAGGCGGGTCAGCGCTGCCACGATATTGCCCATGCGCACCCCAGTCGTAGCATCGCACCGCCGCTTCCCACTGATGATCTGCGCGTCATGCACGAACCCGATGACCCCATCGTGCGTGTCGACGTCGCGGCCTTCCTCGCACGCCAACTAGCCACCGCTCTGCACGCACGCCTTGCGCGCGCCGGGGTGGTATGCCACCTGCTGACGGTGCGCGCCACCATGGCGAATGGTGACACCGTGGAGCGGACCTGGCGCACTCGCGATGCGCTCACAGAACACGCCACGGCTGATCGGGTGCGGTGGCAACTGGATGGCTGGTTGACTACGCGGCGTACAGGGGGTGACTGGGCGTCGACAAGCAGTGATGACGGTGTGGTCCGCCTAGAGCTTGACCCCGTCGAATGCGTTGCGCCGCAACAGGATGCCTCAGGGTTGTGGGGCGCACGGGGGGAGCGTGAAGCGGCGGTGCAGCGTGTGGTCGCCCGAGTCCAATCAACACTGGGTACGGACGCGGTGCTGCAACCACGGCATGTCGGTGGGCGAGGTCCTGCTGAACGTATTGACTATGTTCCCTTTGGCGAGGAACGTCCCTACCCCCGTGATCCTGACGGGGCGTGGCCTGGGCGGATACCGGCACCACACCCGGCACAAGGGTATGCAACTGCGGAACCCGGCGGTTCATGCGTGGCACTGTACGACCAGCATGACCGGGCCATTATTGTGACCCAAGACGTGCAACTGAGTGCCCAGCCTGCAACGCTGCAGTGGGGCCAGCGTCGCTTTGACATATGCGGATGGGCGGGGCCATGGGGAGTGGATGAACGCTGGTGGACGCCCCACGGAAAGACATACGCACGCCTGCACGTTGCGGGGACAGAAACGGGTGATGATGCGTCACAGAAACGTGAAACGGCCTGGCTCCTGGTGTGGAGCGCAGGCCGGTGGGGGATAGAAGGAAGCTACAGTTAA
- a CDS encoding AMIN-like domain-containing (lipo)protein, with product MTASPAFVFGRAAVAVVGTIVFAACVTACVDSGTSTAHSGSDSVASTLSASSGSGSSETTPPAPDAGMRSLGSANTNLKTQRPGAPAQLVVTNVRVGTHEGFERIVFEFHGSGDPGWFIDYSDSPTQQGSGSPVEYTGDTALNINIDGTAYPFEVGIPDPRLNPVPGSGGIVTEVVSAGTFEGRSQFVVGIKGSAKPYSVQVLKDPVRLVLDISS from the coding sequence ATGACCGCATCCCCGGCTTTTGTTTTTGGTCGTGCTGCAGTTGCCGTCGTGGGCACTATCGTTTTTGCAGCCTGTGTGACCGCCTGTGTTGATTCAGGCACATCTACCGCCCACAGTGGTTCCGATTCTGTTGCTTCTACATTGTCCGCTTCTTCCGGTTCCGGCAGTTCCGAAACCACACCACCAGCCCCCGATGCCGGCATGCGTTCCTTGGGAAGCGCTAATACGAACCTTAAAACTCAGCGACCGGGCGCCCCGGCACAGTTAGTCGTGACGAATGTGCGCGTGGGTACTCATGAGGGGTTCGAGCGTATCGTCTTTGAGTTCCATGGGTCAGGCGACCCAGGGTGGTTCATTGATTACTCTGATTCCCCCACCCAGCAGGGCAGCGGCAGTCCCGTGGAGTACACGGGTGACACGGCATTGAACATCAATATTGATGGCACCGCATATCCATTTGAGGTGGGCATTCCTGACCCGCGGCTCAACCCCGTCCCCGGCTCAGGTGGGATTGTCACGGAAGTGGTAAGCGCAGGAACGTTTGAGGGGCGTTCACAATTCGTGGTGGGCATCAAGGGTTCCGCCAAGCCGTATTCGGTACAGGTGCTGAAGGATCCTGTGCGCCTAGTGTTGGATATTTCCTCTTAA
- a CDS encoding sucrase ferredoxin: MTTTTPETRCSQVVREPLPGTAKTGTTYVALEHLRGWGRDVLDGEALGEELTPLVAAHLKKWSASLQLIRKPGRAGQHRPRRKMYLIYTGDGDTPPAMEELDVDGPETILELDLSGPGANASLGARSVDHPILLVCSHGKRDTCCALKGRPVAAALQTCFYGDEIWESSHTKGHRFAASMLLMPWGYSYGRLNSAAAIDMLKHATRGEMFLPGNRGRGCFDAPGQVAELVVADRVISAEGSLDVGTLRVDAELNEPGDVDGMAADEMVVRRVAHSDGRVWRVQLKQRPVEGVVASCGDAPKQGSTWVVVDVQPMEDIE; this comes from the coding sequence ATGACCACAACCACACCTGAAACTCGTTGCTCACAAGTGGTGCGTGAACCCCTTCCCGGAACGGCAAAAACTGGGACGACCTACGTGGCGCTCGAACACCTCCGTGGCTGGGGCAGGGACGTGCTGGACGGTGAAGCGTTAGGGGAAGAACTCACACCACTCGTGGCGGCGCACCTCAAAAAATGGAGTGCAAGCCTGCAGCTCATCCGCAAACCCGGGCGGGCGGGGCAACATCGGCCCCGCCGAAAGATGTATCTCATCTACACCGGCGATGGCGACACCCCGCCCGCCATGGAAGAACTCGATGTAGATGGGCCGGAAACAATACTTGAACTGGATCTTTCCGGTCCCGGTGCGAATGCTAGCCTTGGTGCGCGGTCTGTGGACCACCCCATCCTGCTCGTCTGTTCTCACGGCAAACGCGATACCTGCTGTGCCCTCAAAGGACGTCCCGTAGCAGCCGCCCTGCAGACCTGTTTTTACGGTGATGAAATATGGGAGTCCTCCCACACCAAGGGGCATCGCTTTGCGGCATCCATGCTGCTCATGCCCTGGGGATACTCCTATGGCAGGCTCAACTCTGCCGCTGCCATCGATATGCTGAAGCACGCGACCCGTGGTGAGATGTTCCTCCCTGGTAATCGCGGACGGGGCTGTTTTGATGCGCCTGGGCAGGTTGCAGAGCTTGTGGTTGCCGACAGGGTGATCAGCGCTGAAGGCTCGTTGGACGTGGGGACTCTGCGAGTGGACGCGGAACTCAACGAGCCTGGGGACGTTGACGGAATGGCGGCTGATGAAATGGTGGTGCGCCGCGTGGCCCATTCGGACGGGAGGGTGTGGCGGGTACAACTGAAACAACGCCCTGTGGAGGGCGTTGTGGCGTCATGCGGGGATGCTCCCAAACAGGGCAGCACGTGGGTGGTTGTGGACGTACAACCGATGGAGGACATCGAGTAG
- a CDS encoding methionine ABC transporter permease, which translates to MINDILEVFSGEDFSTAFGETLVMVSLTILIGGIAGLALGTLLYTTRENGVLSNKFVYTILNILVNFVRPIPFIILIAAIGPLTRSVIGTTIGTEAAIFVMSIAATFGVARIVEQNLVSIDPGVIEAARAMGASPLQIIVSVIIREALGPLILGFTFIFIAVVDMSAMAGYIGGGGLGDFAITYGYNAFNPTITLAGTIVIILIVQVAQLLGNFLSKKIMRR; encoded by the coding sequence ATGATCAACGACATTCTGGAGGTTTTTTCCGGCGAAGACTTCAGCACAGCATTCGGGGAAACACTAGTGATGGTGAGCCTCACCATCCTCATTGGCGGCATAGCTGGCTTAGCACTGGGAACACTGCTCTACACCACGCGTGAAAACGGCGTACTGAGCAACAAGTTCGTCTACACAATCCTCAACATTCTGGTGAACTTTGTTCGTCCCATTCCGTTCATCATTCTGATTGCTGCCATCGGCCCCCTGACCCGCAGCGTCATTGGTACCACGATCGGTACTGAAGCCGCCATTTTCGTCATGTCCATCGCGGCCACATTTGGTGTCGCCCGCATCGTGGAACAAAACCTTGTGTCTATTGACCCTGGGGTCATTGAAGCGGCTCGTGCCATGGGCGCCTCCCCCTTGCAGATCATTGTCTCAGTGATCATTCGTGAAGCGCTCGGTCCCCTGATTTTGGGATTCACGTTCATCTTCATTGCTGTGGTTGATATGTCCGCCATGGCGGGCTACATCGGCGGCGGCGGACTTGGCGACTTTGCCATTACCTACGGCTACAACGCATTCAATCCGACAATTACACTTGCCGGCACCATCGTGATCATCCTCATTGTTCAGGTGGCGCAGCTCCTGGGCAATTTCCTGTCCAAAAAAATCATGCGCCGCTAA
- a CDS encoding methionine ABC transporter ATP-binding protein — MAAYRRPDRQPASPPTGKNPVTSPDTPQGTRVEFRNLSKVFNRTTTALSDVNLTIEPGEIIGIIGYSGAGKSTLVRMINGLDTPTSGDVLLDGVNIVNMPERELRGLRRKIGMIFQQFNLFSSRTAAGNIAYPLKLAGVDKHKREQRVQELLEFVGLADKGTSYPEELSGGQKQRVGIARALATNPRLLLADESTSALDPETTHDVLELLRRVNKEFGITIVVITHEMDVVRSIADRVAVMESGRIVEYGSVYEVFSNPRTDVAKKFVATSLRNTPDLVEADDLLIHEGRLFTIDLSENSGFFASSAAAREKGVGISIVHGGITTLQGHSFGKVTVRLTGPDDVINEFYERISRNTDIEEIVR; from the coding sequence ATGGCTGCTTATCGACGCCCCGATAGACAGCCAGCCTCTCCCCCTACAGGAAAGAATCCCGTGACGTCTCCAGATACTCCCCAAGGAACCCGAGTCGAGTTCCGCAACCTATCCAAGGTGTTCAACCGCACCACCACCGCACTGTCCGATGTAAACCTCACCATTGAACCGGGTGAGATTATTGGCATCATTGGCTACTCTGGCGCAGGTAAATCTACCCTCGTGCGCATGATCAACGGCCTAGACACACCCACCTCAGGCGATGTACTGCTGGACGGCGTCAATATCGTGAACATGCCCGAGCGTGAACTGCGTGGCTTGCGCCGCAAGATTGGAATGATCTTCCAGCAGTTCAACCTATTTTCCTCACGTACCGCAGCTGGAAACATTGCGTATCCGCTGAAGCTGGCGGGTGTCGATAAGCACAAGCGTGAGCAACGCGTGCAGGAACTGCTTGAATTCGTGGGCCTGGCAGACAAGGGAACAAGCTACCCAGAGGAATTGTCCGGTGGTCAGAAACAGCGCGTTGGTATCGCCCGAGCTCTAGCCACAAACCCCCGTCTCCTCCTTGCAGACGAATCCACCTCGGCCCTTGATCCTGAAACCACGCACGACGTGTTGGAATTGCTGCGACGAGTAAACAAAGAGTTCGGCATCACCATCGTGGTGATTACTCACGAAATGGACGTCGTGCGCTCCATTGCTGATCGTGTTGCCGTGATGGAAAGCGGCCGTATCGTCGAATACGGCAGCGTGTACGAGGTTTTCTCCAACCCACGCACCGATGTAGCCAAGAAGTTTGTTGCCACCAGCCTCCGCAACACCCCGGATCTGGTAGAGGCGGACGATCTTCTCATCCATGAGGGACGGTTATTCACCATCGACCTCAGTGAAAATTCTGGTTTTTTCGCTTCCTCGGCTGCGGCCCGTGAAAAGGGGGTAGGCATCAGTATTGTCCACGGCGGTATCACCACCCTTCAAGGGCATTCTTTTGGCAAAGTCACGGTCCGCCTGACCGGACCGGACGATGTTATCAACGAGTTCTACGAGCGCATTTCCCGCAACACTGACATTGAGGAGATCGTACGATGA
- a CDS encoding MetQ/NlpA family ABC transporter substrate-binding protein has protein sequence MSARRFLRRAAAITIASAFAAATLVACSGGSTDSSTIRIGTTEPQLKSWKVLEKKAKDNDINIKLQAFSDYNAPNRALSEGQLDANLFQHLKFLAEYNTGAEDDLTPVGSTQIVPLAIYWKDHSSLDGIDGQDIVIPNDPSNQGRAINVLVQAELVKLKSENIVTPTPGDIDEGASKVKVTPVNAAQTTSAYGEGRPAIINNSFLERAGIDPTTAVFKDNPDSPEAEPYINVFVTKADKQDDEKIAKLVELWHDPEVIAANQEDSKGTAIEVNRPKAELKDILKRLEEAEKK, from the coding sequence ATGTCTGCACGTCGTTTCCTTCGCCGCGCCGCCGCCATCACCATTGCTAGCGCCTTCGCCGCTGCTACTCTGGTGGCATGCTCAGGCGGATCCACTGACAGTTCCACCATCCGCATCGGCACCACGGAACCACAATTAAAGTCCTGGAAAGTGCTGGAGAAAAAAGCCAAAGACAACGACATCAACATCAAACTCCAGGCATTTAGCGATTACAACGCCCCTAACCGCGCCCTGTCCGAGGGACAATTGGACGCTAACCTATTCCAGCACCTGAAATTCCTCGCCGAATACAACACAGGTGCCGAAGATGATCTCACACCCGTCGGCTCCACGCAGATCGTACCGCTGGCCATCTATTGGAAAGACCACTCATCGCTCGATGGAATTGACGGTCAAGATATCGTCATTCCCAACGACCCTTCTAACCAGGGACGCGCGATTAACGTTCTTGTACAGGCGGAACTTGTGAAACTGAAGTCCGAAAATATCGTCACCCCCACTCCTGGCGATATCGATGAAGGCGCCTCTAAAGTCAAGGTCACTCCAGTTAACGCCGCCCAAACCACATCGGCATATGGCGAGGGCCGCCCCGCGATCATCAATAACTCCTTCCTTGAGCGTGCCGGAATTGATCCCACAACAGCAGTATTCAAGGACAACCCTGATTCCCCCGAGGCCGAGCCCTACATCAATGTGTTTGTCACTAAGGCCGATAAGCAAGATGATGAGAAAATAGCCAAGCTTGTGGAACTGTGGCACGACCCAGAGGTTATTGCCGCCAACCAGGAAGATTCCAAAGGCACTGCCATTGAGGTCAACCGCCCCAAAGCAGAGCTGAAGGACATTTTGAAGCGTCTCGAAGAAGCGGAAAAGAAATAA